A region of the Bradysia coprophila strain Holo2 unplaced genomic scaffold, BU_Bcop_v1 contig_547, whole genome shotgun sequence genome:
TATTATCGTAGAGCATTTTCTGATGCTCAAACTATTTTTAAAGTATATTCCATGTCATGGATCATGGTATAAAAACGAGACGCAAAGTTTCATATAACTCACTTCGGTTTCAGGCGATGTGGATAAATTCTCACTCGCTGCATAATGCATGTTTAAATAAGGCTCACCAACAATGCTTTGATTCGATGCACTAATGTGTGCAGAGAGTGCTCGTTGTCATATAATGCGataatttacgaaaattcttttaacggaagataaaaaacctttttctgAAATCCCAATCGATAACATTTGCATAATACCGAAACTTCATCTACAATATTACTCTCTTCCCTTGATGTATATACGACATGCCGTGTACTGATATCTAATACGCCACAATGCGATTAAgagatttttattgaaataaatcgtTTAATACTTGAATAAACCTATCAGAATCGAGAGCCACCGGTATATTTAGTAAATGATATCAGAGCCCACAGCAAATAATCCAAGATAGAGAGACTTTCAAAATCAGTAATTATGGGTTTCAGTCTGAAACAAGGAATATTAGGATCGGTCTTTCCTGAGCTAGGGTTGCCTAAGGTTTTCGATTACGAAagaataatttgaaataaaacagGATGGGAATTGGGAAAAAATTACAGAAATCGATTCAGGTTTAGTGAAATTATctcaggcccggactggccatatggtgaATTCGGGAATTCCGATGGgccttttcgatttttgtatgaaaatatttaatttttgggcCTTTTGcaattgagttgcatggagcccccgatgggctttttcgagccagtcggTACTGAATAACTCGAAATTTAGCtaaaacaaacacttttttggTTATATCTCCCAACACTTCACGCTCAGGCTTAGTGAAAATACGACGAGTCCACAATATACCTAAAACAGACAGATTTTCAGATTGGCGACTGTGTCGATGAGTTAATTTATATTAAGTTAAATAGAAATTAGTGGTAAATTACACGTTTTGATCCTTTCAATTACAACTTTATTCCCATAATGACCGTTAATGGATGGATATAATTATGTACGAAAACCTGGAACAGAAGTATGTTCTGCAATATATAAACATAAATGAAGTAGTTCAAGATTGTTCATGTCTCTCAATCTTCGAAGAACAGGTGGGGTCCCTTGGCGCCGATGTATTCGTAATGCGTACCCTTCCAATGAGCTGAGAAGATCTCTCAAGAAGACAGTTTACGGTGAAATAATataaagaaaatcgatttttttgagATTGAGATTCTTTGTAAAAGATAGTCTTTCGATTTAGCTTCACCAGTTGCTTTTTTCATTAAGGAACCAATTTGTCTATGAATTTCTTCGTTTCTGGGCCCATACAACCTAGAGTCTCGAAGGCGAGTGGTGTTATAAATAATTTGGTAATAAATGGTCCGCAATCTCGTAAACATAAAAGTTCTGAGGAAATAGGTTTGTATGTGATGGTGGCTAAGGTCAGCTACCAAGACCAGTGGTCGGCACATCAGAACATTAATGCTGCAGAGGAACAGCCctatttgaaagttgaccatatTTTGACCGTTTGCTGGCCGAGTGCTGACGTCAGGGTGGTATCAAAATGGCAGCAGTGAAGGTAAATTCCAAGGTAATGCCATACAGACGCACATGCTAATGacacctttttttaaatggttgactacaatttacttatgttttacaaaatgttttcgctatctcacaacagatggaccgacttctattccatttttcgtttttaacgAAGGGaggagatggcgtttgtatcgaacgtTCATGCCACCACAAATCCGATTCGGTTATCTATGACATTACCTCCACATTATATTTACCTTGAATATTCCtacaaagttttaaattttacggCGGCTCCTTGTTCATTGCTTaagttattgaaaaaaatatgttttggcGAGCCCCTGACATCACCTTAACAAAGTGGATCGAATATGGAAAATATATATCGCTAGAATTGAATATACTATcgaagttttaaattttacagcGGCTCCTTGTTCCTTGCTtaacttgaaaaaaatatgttttggcGAGCCCCTGACATCACCACTAAAGTCGGACCAGATTGGGCTAAGACGTacacgaaacaaaattttctggaCAGTTCAACAACTACTACGAGAGCACTAGTCGTGAGAGtatattcattcaatttcagATCGAGTGAAAATTTACGTGATTGaggaaatataaatttttattaagaaatcttaattagagaaaattttcgaagGCAGCTTAAAAAAACTCGATCCGATCGGATTCTGGCtcgaatggaattcaaactcGTCGGACCCGTTAAAATCGGAtttcggaaaaaaaaaaagattcggtcGGGTGTCTATTCCACTTCTTCCACTTTTAGAAGATGTAcgcaagaaaatattattcaaggTCGCAACAATCCATTTTTATGTAATCCGAAAAACGTCCTAGTTCTGGGGCTGTGCTTTATACTTTCGTTACCAAATATACAATTCAATTGCTGTGAATCAGCAAATGTTCCATCaaacacataaatttgttTCTCGAAAGAgcgcaaaaaattgttcaaatttatACATTAAACTACATAAGCTTAATCGCATACGAATTTCCAAAACAACATTCACTTCTATCTTAAGTATATCGTCcgtaaaaagatattttttgtgtgtaaaaccATCAAACGAgaaggaaaaacaaaaacaatctgTTTATATCGagaggagagaaaaaaaaataacgagaaaaaatcaatgttcccatacaaaaatgtatgaactgTGAAAAGTGCCACTCCATACGAAAACATATAAAACTGATATCTGATTTCATATGTCAGCCTGAAGCATTCTCTTTTATTTCTTGTTATCGAATTCAACGACGAAATATGTAGAAAAGGCAGAACTTAACACAACGTTAAATTTATTGCAGACTTTgtttacacacacacacacaccaaaaaaaagtcataaaatcgaatcaagattaaagaatttttcataaatcacCCCATCTTCTTACAAGTAAATGCGTACGATAACATATTGTCGAGGCATATTCTCCTGCACTAAAATTATTGAACATTGAACAATTTggagaaaaattgtttcagtcatgtcacgacaaaaaaaaacatgaatgAATCGAATTATCCTTTGATTTGACCTGAAAAGGAAAGCTTTTCAGCCAACGACTCACCGAAAAGCTAAAAGCTTTCGTATTGTTTAGCGCAACATAACAGAAAACGTTCAATGACTGAAAACGTTTTACACTACACATGTAGGAAGTGGTGGAAATGCTCACTTAAAtttgcttcatttttttactgaaCTGCGAGCTTTCCACGTCGGAAAGACACAAATTACAGTCACGGCATTATTCTAGAACAACTTCCTTCTTCTCTTGCAGACTCTGCAGCACAGCCTCTGgctcattttttgtttgaaaacaaGTAAGCTCctttattgaatgaaattggcAACTTCTAATAAATCATGGAACGAAGCTTAGCTATAAAAGCTTAGAAAGTTTAGTGTTTCAACGTTACCGTACAACTTTTGTGCTTTTTCAATTCAGTCGAATCTCTACGAGAGTGAAGCTTTTTTGCTTGATATTCGGATAACGATACACAAATTCATTAACTTGTTGACATTAGGAAGGCATTTCAGTCAGAGCCGAATTTGTTGCTATATTTTTGAAGTTATTGAATCGATTTTCGACTTATTGAAGATAAACTACGCATAGGGAACATCcgtaacagatttaataacaagaaaattttcagatttaagTTTGCGTAAAGCACAGTTATTCAATAAAGATGCTTCTAAATCTGAAAGTACAAATTTCTCCGAATTGAATCACAATTTGTATTTAGCTTTCGATGCATTGTTTTTTGGATGGTACCCGAAAGTCAGGTAACATCAATGATGTCAAAAAGAACTTTCCTCTAGCCCAATGAGGCGTCGAAAATCCCAACGGTATTGGAGTCGATGCATCGTTACAAGTTCCCGTTCGAAATAATCGAAAAGACTCACATTTTGTTGCATTGAACGAATATTCATTCCGGGATAAATCGTCTTAACGTAAAATTGATAAGCTTGATTTCTAGTGCAAGAAGTAGACCAGCAACCGTGTTGGATTATACTCGGActgaaaagattttccacattttaGAAGACTGtgtctaaatttcatttagcGCCTTCGGAAAATTTCGAGCACCTGCAGGTCAGACCATTTAAATTAACGCTAATTTACATGCTCTGACCTGCAGGTGCTATTTACCGAAACTTTACCGAAGTCGATAAATGCAATCTCTAGCTGTGTTCCAGTGGAAAAGATGATCCAACATTCGTGATATACAGACCCATTGGGATAAAAATCAGCATCTCCAATAGGGTCTAGTCTCCACATCATCGCTACGTTTGAGTGAATAATATCAACGAACAGCGCATCACCTCGCTGCAGGCCGTTCGGTCGATCATCTTCACTAAAGCATGGTCTAGATGGATCGAGTCCAGTTATTCGAGGAAGTGCGTTTCCCGTCATTTTGGTGTAGTAACGTCCTGCTGTTCCAGCAATGTGAGCACCGATACCTTctccttttttgaaaataaccAGTCAATGATATCGTCAAGCACAGGCTCGGGCAACACAAACCGATCAAATGAATTCTTTCATAAGGTACGAATCGAGTCAGATTCTTAATCGCATCACCAACTATTTCGCCAATCGGTTCGGCACTAAATTCTGACCAAGCGTACATTGAATCAAGAAATTTGGAAGTGTCCAAGACCTAACGTACAATAACGATgcgaaatggaaatattttgtctcataAATCATGTTCTCACCAAAAAGTTATATCCTCCACGGCATCTGTAACCATCGTACATTGCTGTAACCGTTTCATTTGATGCATTCACATTCCAACCGGTTACAAATAGAACCACATTCCAGTTCATACGAAACTTCGGATGATTAAACAAATATTCAGTGTCGCTCAATGCAATTGTTACATTGTCCGAATCGTATGTAAGAtactcaaaattcaaatcgtcCGCTTTTGGATGGTATTCCTTGACTATATCGTTCAATTTTACAACCTTGGAACCTTTAACGAATTcgttaaatcgtttttcatatCACGGTGTATTATACGGTACACTGCCGACTCACACAAAAATCGTCTTGCTTCCGATGCCATTTCTTCGGGGACTCCGATTAACGCTTGTTTTCCGTAATGTATGACTTGGTACGGACTAGGTAGTGCGTCAATCATTCGCTTGACTGTGCTTACACCAGAACTAACATATTCCGAGAGAGAAGCCGTTTGAGAAGTTGGTACAGCTGATCGGTTTCCAATTTCGTTGATCTCATCTGATGCAACATGTCTTGGCTGTTTCACTCTTCCTTCACTTAAGTAAACAAAtatcaaaagtaaaaacacgaaaactttgaaaaacgaaaaatgctTCACAGCCATTGCCTTCTCTGAAGTGTGTGACCGAtagaaacaaaacattttcagattCAATCAGAAAACTTGACTTACACTCTTATTTGGAGATAAGCGAAAGTGATTCGACTGCAATAAAttctaaacaatttttgttagaTGATAATCGCTATGTGATGCAGCTGCAGCCTCGTTATCAGGTCAAACTCgtcattgaaaataattttgagtcCGACTGCAGTGAATTATTGAAATCACTGAGAAAGAAAGAGTAAGAGGGAGGTGAGAAATCGTTAGGGTCGTACATAAATGACGTCACGTTATTATATTGAAGTTTTTACCAACTTTTCGCTGGCGTCACGCGAAAAGGGTCGaaattgatctaaatattTGTTAGATATGACGACCCTTACGACTCAAAGTTGGTGTGATTGAAAGTCGTGTGACAGCTACAATGTTCTGTATCAAGCTTTGTAGGTTGCTTCGAATGTTCAAAGCAATTTTCAGCATTAACTTTTAAATCTCCAGTAAATCGTCAACTTgctaaaaatcacaatttttaagGGTCAACACAGATCAGTTAGATAGATATCAGTCTACAACTGTAAATCAGGTGAGCCTGTGATATACCTATAGTCTATACAAATTGAATCTGGTAGGCAAATACAATCAGATACTCTTAAAATGTGAAGCAAGTCCTCCGGTTATACAATAACATCTCTAGCATCCTAACTACATTGATTAAGTtggtaaaaatgcaacgtagCCTTTGCATTTTACCACAGCACTgcactagcatgaacactgaattgacaagtgtcaagcTGCCGcttacaacgaaaacaagtcatctatctgtataacagaaacgcattgcctactgtgatttcatcagcctccgaatattttctatgttcgtgctagtagcagtactgtgattttacatataaaattagaaattaggcatctatttttttgtcagcaaatttattcttttagtagcaaaattatttatttcatcagcaaatttattctttttttctgcaaatttatttttttagcagcaaatttaatcttttttatcagcaaatttagtgttttgtatCAGCAAAATTAGTCTTATTTTCAGCAAACTTATTAGTACTCGAACAGCATATTTATTGCTTTCTGAGCAGCAATATTACTGACTTTAagcagcaaaaataattcttttgcagcaaatccctggcagcaaatttattactttgtagtcagcaaatttattgttttgtaatatgcacttttaatgccttcgaacagcaaaattaatacctcgaagttattgctttttgtcagcaaatttattagtgtttcaattgcaaatttatttttttataagtaggAAAATTACTATCTTCAATCAGCATATGTCCCGCAGTAggacatataaaattatatcactaacaccactaacacgaaaacgtcaa
Encoded here:
- the LOC119083077 gene encoding phospholipase A1-like; the protein is MFCFYRSHTSEKAMAVKHFSFFKVFVFLLLIFVYLSEGRVKQPRHVASDEINEIGNRSAVPTSQTASLSEYVSSGVSTVKRMIDALPSPYQVIHYGKQALIGVPEEMASEARRFLCSKVVKLNDIVKEYHPKADDLNFEYLTYDSDNVTIALSDTEYLFNHPKFRMNWNVVLFVTGWNVNASNETVTAMYDGYRCRGGYNFLVLDTSKFLDSMYAWSEFSAEPIGEIVGDAIKNLTRFVPYERIHLIGEGIGAHIAGTAGRYYTKMTGNALPRITGLDPSRPCFSEDDRPNGLQRGDALFVDIIHSNVAMMWRLDPIGDADFYPNGPSIIQHGCWSTSCTRNQAYQFYVKTIYPGMNIRSMQQN